The following proteins are encoded in a genomic region of Bernardetia sp. MNP-M8:
- a CDS encoding choice-of-anchor D domain-containing protein, with product MKHILLPLLSKKTMLVLSFLFFITFFFNTNSLLAQWEDVGDIGYLKANSIRQNLAMHPISGEPYVAYHDGSKGYKITVARFDGTNWRLVGNSGFSAGRIRYHDMAIHPTSGEPYVVYSDEVNFAENTVMRFDGTSWQLVGSIGSAGSNGLYQKIGFHPISGEPYVAYQDGANGYKTTVMRFDGTNWQLVGTAGFSLGYTYHQDLAFHPISGEPYVTYNDSGEYDDGTGNFVGNGTVIMRFDGTSWQMVGSVVPTGIYQSLAFNPTTNEPYIAYSDSQNGRKTTVMRFDGTNWQLVGTAGFSIDKAEFQSLAFHPVSNEPYVAYSNYENMNGAILMRFDGTSWQMVGSAPSASAIYLDFAFHPTSNKPYISYCDFANSNKNTLINFDDTEWLELNNKGLAEGIGFHQDIVFNPVSNEPYVTYSDDAHGRKTTVMRFDGVNWTSIGNKGFSAGRSEFQSLAFHPTSNEPYVAYSDESNGYKTTVMRFDGMNWQAVGSSTGFSAGSSSYQSLAFHPISNEPYVAYSNNENGGKATVMRFDGTDWQVVGNTGFSAGFSTYHSLAFHPTSNQPYVAYKDGGNGSKITVMHFDGTNWQLVGTAGFSAERADYESLAFHPISNEPYVAYSSGNNQRTAIMRFDGTNWQAVGNVAFVANYSRNQSLAFHPISNEPYVAYSDGGNNGNGQKTALIRFDGTNWQAIGNIRGFSDGRSSYQSLAFHPILGEPYVAYYDIENGGRTTVKRFVMATPEINLVGNGNNIISGTTSTDVNNNTDFGTVSNGSSVIKTYTIQNTGNADLTISSIGVSGINNTEFVVSSFTPNTLITAGNNITFDITFAPSALGTRNATITINNDDTDEAVYDFAVQGTSVTPPTFTAAITPVSCAGGSTGIIDLTVTGGSGSPTYLWSTGATTQDIFNLSVGEYTVTITDGTATYTGTYEVGYDLNWINLTDFSVDTEEKLTKSTATNGWTSKAFSEEKIITDGGIIFTAEENNTAYMVGLSYYQGAVGFTSIRYALYLTNAGGIAVYEKGILRGGFGTYQNGDILRIERLGTMIQYSKNGTPFRTINDAVAGELMADVTMYTESGKIPQIQFTSCPITLEISSFTSNNCPTDGLGAATTALLGETLPTTYLWSSGETTANISNKNTGIYSVTITGTDYGTRTKHVAIGYQIDFENQANVSVSGNVLTKTNATGWTSGTTSASTQQLANGVDGWVSNTITTNTGSYMIGLARPNAIASYTSIDYAWYFVGNSDAIPSYNGQRGAAIAYQKGDVFSVAREGSTMKFYKNGIVVHQYPINTNEVLIADVAIYSGNTGQVQASFCGSTGGNPTYTATVTGIDCTNAGSAGDINITATGATYLWSNGETTQDITGLNAGTYQLELTKNGIVSYSSYLIGAPLTWTNLSNLTLNANGQLDHTSSGWNTSANSTKKVIGNGGIVFKVDNLINSAIGLSKKESGTGFNSIDYAIYLTATGTVYVFEKGINRGSFGNYQARDGFKIERVGTTIQYSKNGVIFRTSTNVLTDDLLVDVSLQTTGTTLPAVLFINCALDVSISAPLVDCGVSVGSATISLTGGNFTTSYIWKNSDDVIVSTTNTLSNQPLGYYTVTANGSFSSMEKLVLLSYVIDFEIEAEATNSGSEVVKTSSTNAWSSGIHTTNTLLANQDGFVVNTASENTNYMFGLTPANTNPYYTSIKYRWYLLSHGSAVAGYTPSSGVVVNYEKGDKLRVERIGNVVKYFHNQVEVYQENADPNEILIADVAIHTGNGNAGSYAVSFCDSPTGRIANKTAKKYTYIDSLSDNFSVYPNPNNGTFNIHFGITLTKNIEVTIFDGIGRKIKTQTFEKGKQDFKMNLNNQAKGMYLIHFNQNGATYSKQIIVE from the coding sequence ATGAAGCACATTCTTCTACCACTTTTGAGTAAAAAAACCATGCTTGTTTTAAGTTTTTTATTCTTTATTACTTTCTTCTTCAATACAAATTCTTTATTAGCTCAATGGGAAGATGTTGGGGATATTGGTTATTTAAAAGCAAATTCTATTAGACAGAATCTAGCAATGCATCCTATTTCTGGCGAACCTTATGTAGCATATCATGATGGAAGTAAGGGTTATAAAATAACTGTAGCTCGTTTTGATGGTACAAATTGGAGATTAGTAGGTAACTCTGGTTTTTCAGCTGGGCGAATACGCTACCATGACATGGCTATTCATCCTACTTCGGGTGAGCCTTATGTAGTATATAGTGATGAGGTGAATTTTGCTGAAAATACTGTAATGCGTTTTGATGGTACTAGTTGGCAATTAGTAGGAAGTATAGGTTCTGCTGGATCAAATGGATTATATCAAAAAATAGGCTTTCATCCTATTTCTGGCGAACCTTATGTAGCTTATCAAGATGGCGCAAATGGATACAAGACTACTGTAATGCGTTTTGATGGTACAAACTGGCAATTAGTAGGAACTGCTGGATTCTCATTAGGATATACCTATCATCAAGATTTAGCTTTTCATCCTATTTCGGGAGAACCTTATGTTACTTACAATGATAGTGGAGAATATGATGATGGAACTGGAAATTTCGTTGGGAATGGAACTGTTATAATGCGTTTTGATGGTACTAGTTGGCAAATGGTTGGGAGTGTAGTACCAACAGGTATCTATCAAAGTTTGGCTTTTAATCCTACTACAAACGAACCTTATATTGCTTATAGTGATTCTCAAAATGGACGCAAAACTACTGTGATGCGCTTTGATGGTACAAACTGGCAATTAGTAGGAACTGCTGGATTTTCAATAGATAAGGCAGAGTTTCAAAGCCTAGCATTCCATCCTGTTTCAAATGAGCCTTATGTTGCATATAGTAATTATGAAAATATGAATGGGGCTATTTTAATGCGTTTTGATGGCACAAGTTGGCAAATGGTAGGGAGTGCTCCATCAGCTAGTGCAATCTATCTAGATTTTGCTTTTCATCCTACTTCAAATAAACCCTATATTTCGTATTGCGATTTTGCAAATTCAAATAAAAACACATTAATAAATTTTGATGATACTGAATGGCTAGAATTAAATAATAAAGGATTAGCAGAAGGAATTGGATTCCATCAAGATATAGTCTTTAATCCAGTTTCAAATGAACCTTATGTTACTTATAGTGATGATGCACATGGTAGAAAGACTACGGTGATGCGTTTTGATGGAGTAAACTGGACTAGTATAGGAAATAAAGGATTTTCAGCAGGAAGATCAGAGTTCCAAAGTTTAGCTTTTCATCCAACTTCAAATGAACCTTATGTCGCTTATAGTGATGAGTCAAATGGATATAAAACTACTGTAATGCGTTTTGATGGTATGAATTGGCAAGCTGTAGGAAGTAGTACAGGATTTTCAGCAGGATCGTCTAGCTATCAAAGTTTAGCTTTTCACCCTATTTCAAATGAGCCTTATGTCGCCTATAGTAATAATGAAAATGGGGGTAAGGCTACTGTAATGCGTTTTGATGGCACAGACTGGCAAGTAGTAGGAAATACAGGGTTTTCAGCAGGATTCTCTACCTACCACAGTTTAGCTTTTCATCCTACTTCAAATCAACCTTATGTGGCTTATAAAGATGGAGGAAATGGAAGTAAAATTACTGTAATGCATTTTGATGGTACAAACTGGCAACTAGTAGGGACTGCTGGGTTTTCAGCAGAAAGAGCAGACTATGAAAGCTTAGCTTTTCATCCTATTTCGAATGAACCTTATGTAGCTTATAGTAGTGGAAACAATCAAAGAACTGCTATAATGCGTTTTGATGGTACAAACTGGCAAGCAGTAGGAAATGTAGCATTTGTAGCAAATTATTCAAGAAATCAAAGTTTAGCTTTTCATCCTATTTCGAATGAACCCTATGTTGCTTATAGTGATGGAGGAAATAACGGAAATGGACAAAAAACTGCATTAATACGATTTGATGGCACAAATTGGCAAGCTATAGGAAATATTAGAGGCTTTTCAGACGGACGATCTAGTTACCAAAGTTTGGCTTTTCATCCTATTTTAGGTGAACCTTATGTTGCATATTATGATATAGAAAACGGAGGTAGAACTACTGTAAAGCGTTTTGTTATGGCTACACCAGAAATCAATCTAGTAGGAAATGGAAATAATATCATAAGTGGAACAACTTCTACAGATGTAAATAATAATACTGATTTTGGTACTGTGTCAAATGGCAGCTCTGTAATAAAAACATACACTATCCAAAATACAGGAAATGCAGACTTAACTATTTCTTCTATTGGTGTAAGTGGTATAAATAACACTGAATTTGTAGTGAGTAGCTTTACTCCTAATACTCTTATTACAGCAGGAAATAATATTACCTTTGATATTACTTTTGCGCCTTCTGCTTTAGGAACTAGAAATGCTACTATTACTATCAATAATGATGATACTGATGAAGCAGTTTATGATTTTGCAGTGCAAGGAACGAGTGTTACTCCTCCTACTTTCACAGCTGCTATTACCCCAGTAAGCTGTGCAGGAGGTTCTACAGGTATAATTGACTTAACAGTAACTGGAGGAAGTGGAAGCCCTACTTATCTATGGAGTACAGGAGCAACTACACAAGATATATTTAATTTGTCAGTAGGCGAATATACTGTTACAATTACTGATGGAACAGCTACCTATACAGGTACTTATGAAGTAGGTTATGACCTGAACTGGATAAACTTGACTGATTTTTCTGTTGATACAGAAGAGAAACTTACCAAATCTACAGCTACTAATGGGTGGACAAGTAAAGCTTTTTCAGAAGAAAAGATAATTACAGACGGAGGAATTATATTTACAGCAGAAGAAAATAATACAGCTTATATGGTTGGTCTTTCTTATTATCAAGGAGCTGTTGGATTTACTAGTATTCGTTATGCTCTTTATTTAACAAATGCAGGTGGTATAGCTGTTTATGAAAAAGGAATACTTCGTGGAGGTTTTGGTACTTACCAAAATGGAGATATTCTTAGAATAGAACGATTAGGAACAATGATTCAATATTCTAAAAATGGAACTCCTTTCCGTACCATTAATGATGCAGTAGCAGGAGAGTTAATGGCTGATGTAACGATGTATACAGAAAGTGGTAAAATTCCTCAAATTCAGTTTACAAGTTGTCCTATTACTTTGGAAATTAGTTCTTTTACATCTAACAATTGTCCTACTGATGGTTTGGGAGCAGCTACAACTGCTTTACTAGGAGAAACTCTTCCTACTACTTATCTTTGGTCAAGTGGAGAAACGACTGCAAATATCTCAAATAAAAATACAGGTATTTATTCAGTTACAATAACAGGAACAGATTACGGAACACGTACTAAACATGTAGCTATTGGCTATCAAATTGATTTTGAAAATCAAGCAAATGTAAGTGTATCAGGAAATGTCTTAACCAAAACAAATGCTACAGGATGGACAAGTGGTACAACCTCTGCTTCTACACAACAACTTGCTAATGGAGTAGATGGTTGGGTCAGTAATACAATCACTACCAATACAGGTTCTTATATGATTGGTTTGGCTAGACCAAATGCAATTGCCAGTTATACTTCTATTGATTATGCATGGTATTTTGTAGGAAATTCTGATGCCATTCCAAGTTATAATGGACAAAGAGGAGCAGCCATAGCTTACCAAAAAGGAGATGTATTTAGTGTTGCTAGAGAAGGAAGTACAATGAAATTTTATAAAAATGGCATTGTGGTTCATCAGTACCCTATCAATACAAATGAAGTTTTGATAGCTGATGTTGCCATTTATTCAGGAAATACAGGACAAGTACAAGCATCCTTTTGTGGTTCAACAGGTGGAAATCCAACTTATACAGCAACAGTCACAGGAATTGATTGTACAAATGCAGGAAGTGCAGGTGATATCAATATTACAGCAACAGGCGCAACTTATTTATGGTCAAATGGTGAAACGACACAAGATATTACTGGACTAAATGCAGGCACTTATCAATTAGAATTAACTAAAAATGGAATTGTCTCTTATTCTTCTTATCTAATTGGTGCACCTTTAACTTGGACAAACCTAAGCAACTTAACATTAAACGCCAATGGACAATTAGATCATACTAGCTCAGGTTGGAATACAAGTGCAAATTCTACCAAAAAAGTAATTGGTAATGGTGGCATTGTTTTCAAAGTAGACAATCTTATTAATTCTGCCATTGGTTTGTCTAAAAAAGAGAGTGGAACAGGTTTTAACTCTATAGATTATGCTATTTATCTAACTGCCACAGGTACAGTATATGTGTTTGAAAAAGGAATTAATAGAGGTTCTTTTGGAAACTATCAAGCAAGAGATGGATTCAAAATAGAGCGAGTAGGCACAACTATACAATACAGCAAAAACGGTGTAATCTTTCGTACAAGTACAAATGTACTTACAGATGATTTGTTAGTAGATGTTTCTTTACAAACAACAGGGACAACCCTACCAGCAGTTTTATTTATCAATTGTGCTTTAGATGTAAGTATTTCAGCTCCCTTAGTAGATTGTGGTGTTTCTGTAGGTTCTGCAACAATAAGTTTAACAGGAGGAAATTTTACAACCTCATATATATGGAAAAATTCAGATGATGTTATTGTTAGCACAACAAATACACTTAGTAATCAACCATTAGGTTATTATACTGTAACAGCAAATGGCTCATTTAGTAGTATGGAAAAACTAGTTCTTTTGAGCTACGTCATTGATTTTGAAATAGAAGCAGAAGCAACTAATAGTGGTTCAGAAGTAGTAAAAACAAGTTCTACTAATGCTTGGTCTTCAGGTATTCATACCACCAATACTTTATTAGCTAATCAAGATGGTTTTGTAGTCAATACAGCTTCTGAAAATACAAATTATATGTTTGGATTAACTCCAGCTAATACAAATCCTTACTATACTTCTATTAAATACAGATGGTATTTATTATCTCATGGAAGCGCAGTTGCAGGTTACACACCTTCTTCAGGTGTAGTTGTTAATTATGAAAAGGGAGATAAATTACGTGTAGAACGTATTGGAAATGTTGTGAAATATTTCCATAATCAAGTAGAAGTTTATCAAGAGAATGCAGACCCTAATGAAATACTTATTGCTGATGTTGCTATTCATACTGGAAATGGAAATGCAGGAAGTTATGCAGTATCTTTTTGTGACTCTCCAACAGGTAGAATCGCTAATAAAACAGCAAAAAAGTATACTTATATAGATAGTCTCTCAGACAATTTTAGTGTTTATCCTAACCCAAATAATGGAACATTCAACATACATTTTGGCATAACTCTTACCAAAAACATTGAAGTAACTATCTTTGATGGAATTGGTAGAAAAATAAAGACACAGACTTTTGAAAAAGGAAAGCAAGATTTTAAAATGAATCTAAACAACCAAGCAAAAGGAATGTATCTTATTCATTTCAATCAAAATGGAGCTACCTATTCAAAACAGATTATTGTTGAATAA